One region of Candidatus Omnitrophota bacterium genomic DNA includes:
- a CDS encoding MotA/TolQ/ExbB proton channel family protein → MISGYILKFIPISLEKDFFFSLPAISQIITEAISWILVIGLCVFAVNLVRQGRGLYSIRLVNRRLRLEEWDKLDIPSRLALLLKITKSSPALYWAVERIQKLRDASAGRMIGEVVELSAMRYRTAGLFPLLPRLCIMLGLMGTLIGLTAAVQHVYLDVETMDSIDSLRSPLRAMLTGLGTAFVTTLFGVFAATALSPLLVASRWLHTRLVRELDAALTTEIVPLAAPDEQDSQHLIQEMVERISQGVMANVMNAAIRETAAGLNDLSLRLCEAVNTVSISRADAGGIWDKLDAAAEEFRHSAALAHRIFGQLDERIHLLTQSVMKLTPERETSLDAFKEAAKSMEEGLLTQWAILRRQNAEQLEAIEKINETLHQFRAAADQSALTIKEGLAPLQTQNDILLPKIQFLLQEIQRQAGEAKNWLSANAESSSAKMGELLTKRLGEIRLSADKLASLLDGRLDDLARRFGALHSGLEAQQKQNAELMLNFWEPIFPSIKRKENVGEEMAPDHEDAQQTKAMLAQLTMQSQQNLQAWRQTLSELHQTSEGMNRLIQSIEQRNRSWWKTLQAALKRKREGR, encoded by the coding sequence ATGATTAGCGGCTATATTTTGAAGTTCATTCCCATCTCGCTGGAAAAAGACTTTTTTTTCTCGCTGCCTGCCATTTCCCAAATCATCACGGAAGCGATATCGTGGATTTTGGTTATCGGTCTTTGCGTTTTCGCCGTCAACCTCGTTCGGCAGGGACGCGGCCTTTACTCCATCCGCCTCGTCAACCGCCGTCTTCGCTTGGAGGAATGGGACAAGTTAGATATTCCTTCGCGTCTGGCGCTGCTGTTGAAGATTACAAAAAGTTCTCCAGCGCTTTATTGGGCGGTGGAGCGGATTCAAAAACTGCGCGATGCATCCGCCGGACGCATGATCGGCGAAGTGGTGGAGCTGAGCGCGATGCGCTATCGAACGGCGGGATTGTTTCCCTTGCTGCCGCGCTTGTGCATCATGCTGGGGCTGATGGGAACGTTAATCGGACTCACAGCGGCGGTGCAGCATGTTTATCTCGATGTGGAGACGATGGACAGCATCGACAGCCTACGATCGCCATTGCGCGCTATGCTGACGGGATTGGGAACGGCGTTCGTTACCACGCTCTTCGGCGTCTTCGCGGCGACGGCGCTCAGCCCGCTTCTCGTCGCCAGCCGATGGCTCCATACGCGGCTAGTGCGGGAACTGGACGCCGCGCTGACGACGGAAATCGTCCCCTTGGCGGCGCCGGACGAACAAGATTCCCAGCATCTGATTCAAGAGATGGTGGAGCGAATCAGCCAAGGAGTAATGGCCAACGTCATGAACGCCGCCATCCGCGAAACGGCGGCGGGATTGAACGATCTCAGCCTGCGCTTATGCGAGGCGGTGAACACTGTCTCCATAAGCCGCGCGGACGCAGGGGGCATATGGGATAAACTGGATGCCGCCGCCGAGGAATTTAGACATAGCGCCGCATTGGCTCATCGGATATTCGGCCAATTGGACGAGCGAATTCATCTGCTGACCCAAAGCGTAATGAAATTGACTCCCGAACGAGAAACGAGTCTCGACGCCTTCAAAGAAGCCGCAAAATCGATGGAAGAAGGTTTATTGACGCAATGGGCGATCCTGCGCCGGCAAAACGCCGAGCAGTTGGAAGCCATCGAGAAGATCAACGAAACCTTGCATCAATTCCGCGCCGCCGCCGATCAGTCAGCCTTAACGATTAAGGAGGGATTGGCGCCGCTGCAAACGCAAAACGATATTTTATTGCCAAAAATTCAATTTCTGCTGCAAGAAATCCAACGCCAGGCCGGAGAAGCGAAAAACTGGCTGAGCGCCAACGCGGAATCCTCCTCCGCCAAGATGGGAGAACTCCTAACAAAACGTTTGGGAGAGATTCGGCTCTCGGCGGATAAATTGGCGTCGCTTCTCGACGGCAGGCTCGACGATCTGGCGCGGCGCTTCGGAGCGTTGCATTCGGGATTGGAGGCGCAGCAAAAACAAAACGCCGAGTTAATGCTGAATTTTTGGGAACCGATTTTCCCATCGATCAAAAGGAAAGAAAACGTTGGCGAGGAGATGGCGCCGGATCATGAAGACGCGCAGCAAACCAAAGCGATGCTAGCGCAGCTGACGATGCAATCGCAACAGAACCTGCAAGCCTGGCGGCAAACCCTCTCCGAGCTGCATCAAACGTCGGAGGGCATGAATCGGTTGATTCAATCCATCGAGCAAAGAAACCGCTCCTGGTGGAAGACGCTGCAAGCCGCATTGAAGCGCAAGCGGGAGGGGCGCTGA
- a CDS encoding lipid-A-disaccharide synthase N-terminal domain-containing protein, whose amino-acid sequence MSQVQELGWFWMAIGMIGLIAFSMRFIVQWIASEKKKESVIPISFWYLSIVGSTLLLIYSIRRSDPVMIPSYLFNSLIYGRNLYLIYAKKSRDVDTLPDAA is encoded by the coding sequence ATGTCCCAAGTGCAGGAACTGGGATGGTTTTGGATGGCGATCGGAATGATCGGCTTGATCGCCTTCTCCATGCGGTTTATCGTGCAGTGGATCGCGTCGGAAAAAAAGAAAGAAAGCGTGATTCCCATCTCCTTTTGGTATTTGAGCATTGTTGGAAGCACGCTGTTGTTGATCTATTCCATCCGGCGGTCGGATCCGGTGATGATACCCAGTTATCTCTTCAATAGTTTGATTTACGGGCGCAATTTGTATCTGATCTACGCCAAAAAGAGCCGGGACGTCGATACGCTGCCGGACGCCGCTTAG